A window of the Henckelia pumila isolate YLH828 chromosome 3, ASM3356847v2, whole genome shotgun sequence genome harbors these coding sequences:
- the LOC140891433 gene encoding molybdopterin synthase catalytic subunit translates to MSDEERNLIEISEENTPIDISKLINYVHSPHCGAIATFSGTTRDTFEGKTVSELRYEAYVPMAIRCIKSICTSARSSWNLSSIAVAHRLGPVPVGETSVFVAISSVHRADSLDACKFVIDEIKASVPIWKKEVYTNGEVWKENSEFLERRDELQKPTSDNGSVCRQKRDSVDQGRGRKGCCSGKVKISDETV, encoded by the coding sequence ATGTCAGACGAGGAGAGAAATCTCATCGAGATATCAGAGGAGAATACCCCCATCGACATTAGCAAACTCATCAACTATGTTCATTCACCACATTGTGGAGCTATAGCAACATTTTCTGGCACGACCCGGGACACGTTCGAGGGAAAAACGGTTTCGGAATTGAGATATGAAGCATATGTCCCAATGGCAATCCGTTGTATCAAATCCATTTGTACATCAGCAAGATCATCGTGGAACTTGAGCTCAATTGCAGTGGCACATCGTTTAGGCCCTGTCCCCGTGGGGGAAACCAGTGTGTTTGTTGCAATCTCATCCGTTCATCGAGCAGACTCCCTGGATGCGTGTAAATTCGTGATTGATGAGATCAAGGCATCAGTTCCCATATGGAAGAAGGAAGTTTATACCAACGGTGAGGTTTGGAAAGAAAACTCGGAGTTTCTTGAGAGACGAGATGAGCTCCAGAAGCCTACATCAGATAATGGAAGCGTATGCCGCCAAAAAAGAGATTCTGTCGACCAGGGGCGCGGTAGAAAGGGATGTTGCAGCGGAAAGGTAAAGATCAGCGATGAAACAGTGTAA
- the LOC140891796 gene encoding non-specific lipid transfer protein GPI-anchored 11-like: MAKPKTTAYLLLLAAVVSAATAITPASSPMPSISLSPSSANAPEPFSTAAPPGPDCFTYLLKLSDCLTFVESGSNLTKPDKGCCSGLADLVVTQPICLCQLLGNPDKIGIPVDINKALTLPSVCKVSTPPVSLCSAFGVPVAELAPSESPSPSAGGPGAAAPSAGSEAVGGPGNFASKSKQNFFIGLGALSLAYFI, from the exons ATGGCGAAGCCCAAAACCACCGCCTACTTACTCCTCCTCGCCGCCGTAGTCTCTGCGGCGACCGCCATAACACCGGCGTCCTCCCCGATGCCGTCAATATCATTGTCTCCGTCGTCTGCGAATGCTCCGGAGCCATTCTCGACGGCGGCTCCTCCTGGCCCAGATTGCTTCACGTATCTGCTGAAACTGTCGGATTGCCTGACATTCGTGGAGAGCGGCAGCAATCTGACGAAACCGGACAAAGGCTGCTGCTCGGGGCTGGCGGATTTGGTGGTAACGCAGCCGATTTGCCTGTGCCAACTCCTCGGAAACCCAGACAAAATTGGAATCCCCGTGGATATCAATAAAGCACTCACCCTTCCTTCTGTCTGCAAAGTCTCCACTCCTCCGGTCAGCTTGTGTTCCG CCTTTGGAGTGCCTGTAGCAGAACTTGCACCAAGTGAATCTCCTTCTCCTTCAGCAG GTGGACCAGGTGCAGCAGCCCCGTCTGCGGGAAGCGAGGCCGTCGGAGGTCCTGGAAATTTCGCTTCCAAGTCTAAACAAAACTTCTTCATTGGACTAGGAGCCCTTTCACTCGCATACTTCATTTGA
- the LOC140892138 gene encoding uncharacterized protein isoform X2: MQRRFLFSKLRILVNFLFAAAAGEFMEDGKFSFTAEDLSKIGGIATVSLLHSFIPTHWLSFSVVGRIQKWTLSPAFGAALHVLSTSLLGITAITITNTIAGEETVHKLASFLLIFLGGSYIILFLSGKGGRSHSHNKPMEKMAVAGLVLLLALSPCATTLPVFLAVGNSSSLMVLAIIVLFFSTITVMTSLVALSFYGASRLRFHWAERYDKLLVGSVLCLVGFFTLIFHNHDGDVSSSGEHLHRKLIVL; encoded by the exons ATGCAGCGGAGATTCTTGTTTTCAAAGCTTCGAATTTTGGTGAATTTTTTGTTTGCTGCTGCAGCTGGAGAATTTATGGAGGACGGGAAATTCAGCTTCACTGCAGAGGATTTGTCAAAGATCGGAGGGATTGCTACAGTTTCCTTGCTGCATTCTTTCATACCGACACATTGGCTGTCGTTCTCCGTTGTAGGCCGCATTCAGAAATGGACACTTTCTC CTGCTTTTGGAGCGGCATTGCATGTATTATCCACATCACTTCTCGGCATAACGGCAATCACCATAACAAACACCATTGCTGGAGAAGAAACAGTGCACAAACTCGCATCCTTTTTACTCATTTTTCTTGGCGGTAGTTATATCATATTGTTTCTTTCTGGAAAGGGTGGTCGCAGTCATTCCCACAACAAACCCATGGAAAAAATGGCTGTAGCTGGGCTTGTTCTTCTCCTTGCGTTGTCTCCTTGTGCAACCACCCTTCCGGTGTTTCTGGCCGTTGGAAACTCATCTTCACTGATGGTGCTTGCTATCATAGTTCTATTCTTCAG CACGATTACTGTAATGACATCGCTAGTAGCCCTTTCATTCTACGGGGCAAGTCGACTCCGGTTTCACTGGGCGGAACGGTACGACAAGCTTCTGGTGGGTTCGGTTCTATGTTTGGTCGGATTCTTCACCCTTATTTTCCATAATCATGATGGAGATGTGAGTTCATCTGGTGAGCATTTGCACAGAAAACTTATCGTTCTATAG
- the LOC140892138 gene encoding uncharacterized protein isoform X1: MQRRFLFSKLRILVNFLFAAAAGEFMEDGKFSFTAEDLSKIGGIATVSLLHSFIPTHWLSFSVVGRIQKWTLSRTLFVTAFGAALHVLSTSLLGITAITITNTIAGEETVHKLASFLLIFLGGSYIILFLSGKGGRSHSHNKPMEKMAVAGLVLLLALSPCATTLPVFLAVGNSSSLMVLAIIVLFFSTITVMTSLVALSFYGASRLRFHWAERYDKLLVGSVLCLVGFFTLIFHNHDGDVSSSGEHLHRKLIVL; encoded by the exons ATGCAGCGGAGATTCTTGTTTTCAAAGCTTCGAATTTTGGTGAATTTTTTGTTTGCTGCTGCAGCTGGAGAATTTATGGAGGACGGGAAATTCAGCTTCACTGCAGAGGATTTGTCAAAGATCGGAGGGATTGCTACAGTTTCCTTGCTGCATTCTTTCATACCGACACATTGGCTGTCGTTCTCCGTTGTAGGCCGCATTCAGAAATGGACACTTTCTCGTACGCTCTTTGTTA CTGCTTTTGGAGCGGCATTGCATGTATTATCCACATCACTTCTCGGCATAACGGCAATCACCATAACAAACACCATTGCTGGAGAAGAAACAGTGCACAAACTCGCATCCTTTTTACTCATTTTTCTTGGCGGTAGTTATATCATATTGTTTCTTTCTGGAAAGGGTGGTCGCAGTCATTCCCACAACAAACCCATGGAAAAAATGGCTGTAGCTGGGCTTGTTCTTCTCCTTGCGTTGTCTCCTTGTGCAACCACCCTTCCGGTGTTTCTGGCCGTTGGAAACTCATCTTCACTGATGGTGCTTGCTATCATAGTTCTATTCTTCAG CACGATTACTGTAATGACATCGCTAGTAGCCCTTTCATTCTACGGGGCAAGTCGACTCCGGTTTCACTGGGCGGAACGGTACGACAAGCTTCTGGTGGGTTCGGTTCTATGTTTGGTCGGATTCTTCACCCTTATTTTCCATAATCATGATGGAGATGTGAGTTCATCTGGTGAGCATTTGCACAGAAAACTTATCGTTCTATAG
- the LOC140890718 gene encoding uncharacterized protein, with protein MGASNSRLEEDKGLQLCRARKKFIKQALNGRCSVAAAHIAYIEELKIVGAALRRFAEIDARVESFAFPSRSVTTEPRAFTEKSVSQLSLSSPSRSQYEDATLTVTPSSSSKVLKYNSHHMKFRSTFSKKVEEKPPVHVTVSVTSTTPPSTTPRSTEVPEASSFETPSIPSETPPWDYFGLFHPIDDHFSSQERNGFDQGSEHSDEIQHLRAEEGIPDLEDLEEKLSSHGIDESHDSEDEFDEPSLATLVRSFKNVNVATENDNELPVTPQENRVSNTKPPSFENVIGGKEYVVNEDSSVKLSETKSPGFENVIKGKEFVFNEDPYMKSSERAVSEDKFINGKKNNSPDLSPLRATSSRFMHLNDAKINPITESEVEDKVAPKDFFSSMQEIEHLFVKASESGKEVPRMLEANKFHFRPVFPGKESGLVVSSLLKSCFSCGDDPSEVKQEPPQNSVKYLTWHRTSSSRSASSRNLLGGKSIEDINDVSKNLFEDFCMVSGSHASTLDRLYAWEKKLYDEVKACQVLRSNFDLKCKLLRQKESQGLNTDKIRAIVKDLHSRIRVSIHRIDSISKKIEEIRDKELQPQLEELIEGLRRMWEMMMDCHRLQFHIISISIAPGSTKINIQSDSLRQITIHLENELNTLSFNFTKWIGAQKIYVEAINKWLFKCVSLPQNNTKRSKRMRLPSMRDCGPPIYMICDAWLEMIDRLPCKGVVDSIKDLTAEVAHVLPRQEKNQGKASNRSRNVSLLDGMDGGDRGINTSTDEVLEDLVPAFDGFRTSLAGFLGKLNNFAECSVTMFTDLQKSIQDAKEKYEQFKSQQTKVV; from the exons ATGGGAGCCTCAAACTCTAGATTGGAAGAAGACAAAGGATTGCAACTTTGTCGTGCTCGAAAGAAATTTATCAAACAAGCACTCAATGGCAGGTGTTCCGTAGCAGCAGCTCATATTGCTTATATAGAGGAACTGAAAATCGTAGGAGCTGCTTTAAGGAGATTTGCAGAAATTGATGCCCGAGTTGAATCTTTTGCCTTCCCTTCGAGAAGTGTAACCACCGAGCCACGTGCTTTCACTGAGAAATCTGTCTCTCAATTATCTTTGTCCTCTCCATCTCGATCACAATATGAGGATGCCACCTTGACTGTCACTCCATCCTCATCATCTAAAGTGTTGAAGTATAACTCTCATCATATGAAATTTAGAAGCACATTTTCCAAGAAGGTGGAGGAGAAGCCTCCTGTGCATGTTACGGTATCGGTTACCTCAACCACTCCTCCGAGCACCACTCCTCGTTCAACAGAAGTACCTGAAGCATCATCCTTTGAAACTCCTTCCATCCCATCAGAAACTCCACCATGGGATTATTTTGGCCTTTTTCATCCGATTGACGATCATTTTTCTTCACAAGAGAGAAACGGATTTGATCAGGGTTCTGAACACTCTGATGAGATTCAACATCTTAGGGCAGAGGAGGGTATTCCTGATCTTGAAGATTTGGAAGAAAAGTTATCCTCACATGGGATAGATGAATCTCATGACTCTGAAGACGAATTCGATGAGCCCTCCTTAGCTACACTTGTTCGGAGTTTTAAAAATGTTAATGTGGCAACAGAAAATGATAACGAGTTACCTGTGACACCTCAAGAAAATAGAGTATCTAACACAAAGCCTCCAAGTTTTGAAAATGTGATTGGAGGCAAAGAATATGTTGTCAATGAAGATTCGTCTGTAAAGTTATCAGAAACCAAGTCTCCGGGTTTTGAAAATGTGATCAAAGGCAAAGAATTTGTCTTCAACGAAGATCCATATATGAAGTCATCAGAACGCGCAGTATCAGAGGACAAGTTTATCAATGGGAAGAAAAATAACTCTCCTGATCTATCACCATTAAGAGCCACATCTTCAAGATTTATGCATCTCAATGATGCCAAGATAAATCCAATTACAGAAAGCGAAGTTGAAGATAAGGTTGCACCAAAGGACTTCTTTTCTAGCATGCAAGAGATTGAACATCTTTTCGTTAAAGCATCTGAATCTGGTAAAGAAGTTCCTCGGATGCTTGAAGCAAATAAATTTCATTTCCGTCCGGTATTCCCCGGGAAAGAAA GTGGATTAGTTGTCTCATCTCTACTGAAGTCTTGTTTCTCTTGTGGGGATGATCCAAGTGAGGTTAAACAAG AGCCGCCTCAAAATTCTGTTAAGTACTTAACGTGGCATCGGACATCATCATCTCGATCTGCTTCATCTCGGAATCTTCTTGGTGGGAAATCCATTGAGGATATCAATGATGTGAGTAAAAATCTCTTTGAAGACTTCTGTATGGTCTCCGGAAGTCATGCCTCAACTTTGGATAGGCTCTATGCATGGGAGAAGAAGCTTTACGATGAAGTGAAG GCTTGTCAAGTGCTTAGAAGTAATTTTGATCTGAAGTGTAAGCTTCTCCGACAGAAAGAATCACAAGGACTGAATACTGACAAAATACGTGCGATTGTTAAAGATCTGCATTCAAGAATTAGAGTTTCTATTCATAGAATTGACTCTATCTCAAAGAAAATCGAAGAAATTAGAGATAAGGAGCTTCAGCCTCAACTCGAGGAGTTAATTGAAGG ATTAAGAAGAATGTGGGAAATGATGATGGATTGCCACAGACTTCAATTTCACATCATATCGATCTCCATTGCCCCTGGAAGCACGAAGATCAATATACAATCTGATTCACTGAGACAGATTACTATCCATCTCGAAAATGAACTCAACACTTTATCATTCAACTTCACAAAATGGATTGGTGCACAGAAAATTTATGTCGAAGCCATAAATAAGTGGTTGTTCAAGTGTGTTTCTCTCCCACAAAATAATACCAAGAGAAGCAAAAGAATGAGACTTCCATCCATGAGAGACTGCGGTCCACCTATCTACATGATCTGTGATGCATGGTTGGAGATGATCGATAGATTACCGTGTAAAGGAGTTGTTGATTCTATCAAAGATTTGACAGCAGAAGTGGCTCACGTGTTGCCCCGTCAAGAGAAAAACCAAGGTAAGGCCAGTAACCGCTCTCGTAATGTGTCATTGCTTGATGGGATGGATGGTGGTGATCGCGGTATAAATACATCAACAGATGAGGTTCTTGAGGATCTAGTACCTGCATTTGATGGCTTTCGCACAAGCTTGGCGGGTTTTCTTGGCAAGTTGAACAACTTTGCTGAATGTTCCGTCACTATGTTCACTGATCTTCAGAAGTCCATTCAAGACGCGAAGGAGAAGTATGAGCAATTCAAGTCTCAACAGACGAAAGTTGTGTAA
- the LOC140886941 gene encoding protein ETHYLENE INSENSITIVE 3-like — MMMFEDMSFCGDLDFFSSAPIKGLDLCPPQTADPEHEIEPLTEQVVEDDFTDEEDVDELERRMWRDKMRWKRLKELNKGKESVDSVKKQQSQEQARRKKMSRAQDGILKYMLKMMEVCKAQGFVYGIIPEKGKPVSGASDNLREWWKDRVRFDRNGPAAIAKYKAENCVLDRNEAENPLGPTPHTLQELQDTTLGSLLSALMQHCDPPQRRYPLEKGVPPPWWPSGNEEWWHQLGLQKDQCPPPYKKPHDLKKAWKVGVLTAVIKHMFPDIGKIRKLVRQSKCLQDKMTAKESATWLAIINQEEALARDLYPDRCLPLSSSGGSGTLLITDSSEYDVEGGEDESNFEVPEQKPSPLQLSNIGMERFHDRVPVQQQSYTIKDEMINNFDFSRKRKLNDELNNMMDPKKLASEFLPYPHRELRHGFQDPTSRDNHPLSCPDKDSSDFGVKNFSIKEVKPPAFSQSFVQPKPSVDLSALGVPEDGQRMINDLMSFYDTNIQENKNKNGSSSISKEPSLQHLQYQQNGYLQGQEVVLEPNIFSNNNMSVDQFHQSKVINPPFGSSGAESFQLMFSPPFNISSMDYTDNFPEVSRDNQIKQDLSIWY; from the coding sequence ATGATGATGTTTGAAGATATGAGTTTTTGTGGGGATCTTGATTTCTTTTCCTCAGCTCCTATTAAGGGATTAGATCTCTGCCCTCCTCAGACTGCTGATCCTGAACACGAGATTGAACCCCTAACCGAGCAAGTTGTGGAGGATGATTTTACAGATGAAGAAGATGTGGATGAACTCGAGAGGAGGATGTGGAGAGACAAGATGCGATGGAAAAGGCTTAAAGAACTGAATAAGGGTAAAGAAAGTGTCGACTCTGTGAAAAAGCAGCAGTCTCAAGAGCAGGCTAGGAGAAAGAAGATGTCGAGGGCTCAAGATGGGATCTTGAAGTACATGTTAAAGATGATGGAAGTGTGCAAAGCTCAAGGTTTTGTTTATGGGATCATACCGGAGAAAGGCAAGCCGGTGAGTGGTGCATCCGATAATCTCCGGGAATGGTGGAAGGATAGGGTCAGATTTGACCGCAATGGACCGGCTGCCATTGCAAAATATAAGGCAGAGAACTGTGTCCTGGACAGAAATGAGGCTGAAAATCCCCTTGGTCCAACTCCACATACCTTACAGGAGCTCCAAGATACGACTCTTGGCTCGTTGTTGTCCGCTCTAATGCAGCACTGTGATCCTCCTCAGAGAAGGTATCCTTTAGAGAAAGGTGTTCCACCACCATGGTGGCCGAGTGGGAATGAGGAATGGTGGCATCAGTTAGGTTTGCAGAAGGATCAATGCCCTCCACCATATAAGAAGCCTCACGATCTGAAAAAGGCATGGAAGGTGGGTGTTTTGACGGCTGTGATCAAACATATGTTTCCTGACATTGGCAAGATTCGGAAGCTTGTGAGGCAGTCCAAGTGTTTACAAGACAAGATGACAGCTAAAGAAAGTGCTACTTGGCTTGCTATCATCAACCAGGAGGAAGCTTTGGCTCGGGACCTTTACCCGGACCGGTGTCTCCCTTTGTCCTCGAGTGGTGGAAGTGGGACGCTCCTGATCACCGATAGTAGCGAGTATGATGTGGAAGGTGGTGAGGATGAGTCAAACTTTGAGGTTCCCGAGCAAAAACCAAGTCCCCTTCAATTGTCAAACATCGGGATGGAAAGATTCCATGATCGTGTTCCAGTTCAACAACAATCTTATACCATCAAAGATGAAATGATCAACAATTTTGACTTCTCTCGGAAGAGGAAACTAAATGATGAGCTTAACAACATGATGGATCCTAAGAAATTGGCTAGTGAGTTTCTTCCATACCCACATAGAGAACTTCGACATGGTTTTCAGGATCCAACTTCAAGGGACAATCACCCACTTTCTTGCCCTGACAAAGATTCTTCCGATTTTGGGGTCAAGAATTTCAGCATAAAGGAGGTGAAACCGCCTGCGTTTTCTCAATCTTTTGTCCAACCAAAGCCTTCTGTTGATCTATCAGCACTCGGAGTTCCAGAAGATGGACAAAGAATGATCAACGATCTCATGTCTTTCTATGATACCAATATTCAAGAAAACAAGAACAAGAATGGGAGCTCCAGCATTTCCAAGGAGCCGTCTCTTCAGCACCTTCAATACCAACAAAATGGTTACCTTCAAGGTCAAGAAGTAGTGCTGGAACCCAACATATTTTCCAACAATAACATGTCAGTTGATCAGTTCCACCAGTCCAAGGTCATAAATCCGCCTTTCGGCTCCAGCGGAGCCGAAAGTTTCCAACTAATGTTCAGTCCTCCATTCAATATATCCTCAATGGACTACACAGACAATTTTCCTGAAGTTTCAAGGGATAACCAGATCAAGCAGGACCTTTCGATTTGGTACTGA